From the genome of Mycobacterium dioxanotrophicus, one region includes:
- a CDS encoding Aca2/YdiL-like domain-containing protein, translating into MIADGPQNSSVKSSAHLRTMREVAGLSMRAAADLCGVSLRTWQYWESPGSDQSIKDDVYELLDGLLRRKSQMVQQFLDAVADLDARHSADEIPPVSIVRYRSQTELEEVYPDFPGGIGLHNAVVSSVLDALGERLVVQWAQEVS; encoded by the coding sequence ATGATCGCAGACGGTCCGCAGAACTCCAGCGTGAAATCCTCCGCGCATTTGCGGACAATGCGGGAAGTTGCCGGGCTGTCGATGCGGGCCGCCGCGGATCTTTGTGGAGTAAGTCTGCGAACATGGCAGTATTGGGAATCGCCGGGGTCTGACCAGTCCATCAAGGACGACGTATACGAGCTTCTCGACGGGCTGCTTCGGCGGAAATCTCAGATGGTGCAGCAGTTCCTCGACGCTGTCGCTGATCTCGACGCCCGGCATTCGGCCGATGAGATCCCGCCGGTGTCGATCGTTCGATACCGGTCGCAAACTGAGCTGGAAGAGGTCTATCCCGACTTCCCCGGCGGAATCGGTCTACATAACGCGGTTGTATCTTCTGTGCTTGATGCGCTCGGTGAACGCCTTGTTGTCCAGTGGGCTCAGGAAGTTTCGTAG
- a CDS encoding helix-turn-helix domain-containing protein codes for MTNPDELAAAIATLLAAAQPAQPAAAQPTLLTVAETAEKLRCGQTLIYAMLKDGRLASVKVGRRRLVKAADVDRFIAKGGVAA; via the coding sequence ATGACCAACCCCGACGAGCTGGCCGCCGCGATTGCCACGCTGCTGGCCGCCGCGCAACCCGCCCAGCCCGCGGCGGCACAGCCCACGCTGCTCACTGTGGCCGAGACTGCAGAGAAGTTGCGCTGCGGTCAGACTCTGATCTATGCGATGTTGAAGGACGGTCGGCTTGCATCGGTCAAGGTCGGACGGCGGCGACTGGTGAAAGCGGCAGACGTGGATCGCTTTATTGCCAAGGGCGGCGTCGCTGCGTGA
- a CDS encoding exonuclease domain-containing protein, with product MSDAGTGNLAVIDIETTGLDPRHDLILEVGVVIIDNTLREVDHRSVLLVTDSTTAWASRIQQRWNSFIVTTGAAAGSATACRDDAELTMAQAMHLDNGLIADLLNPCGFLAPTDLSNSNRVVSPSRRNGAREIRKFLDEHQITQPVPMVGSSIRSLDGPFLERHMPKLFSRFNHRTIDASALLELARFIDPDRHAALTNAVAPSMHRTVSDCRRSLDFIRAFAVQYGIGDLASPEA from the coding sequence GTGTCCGACGCCGGAACCGGCAACCTCGCCGTCATCGATATCGAAACCACCGGACTCGACCCGAGACATGACCTCATCCTCGAGGTCGGTGTTGTCATCATCGACAACACACTGCGTGAAGTCGACCACCGCAGCGTGCTCCTAGTGACCGACTCCACCACGGCCTGGGCGTCTCGCATTCAACAGCGCTGGAACAGCTTCATCGTGACTACAGGCGCCGCAGCAGGTTCCGCCACTGCCTGTCGCGACGATGCGGAGCTCACCATGGCGCAAGCCATGCACCTGGACAACGGATTGATCGCTGACCTCCTGAACCCTTGCGGATTCCTCGCCCCCACGGACCTGTCCAACTCCAACCGAGTCGTGTCGCCCAGCCGACGGAACGGGGCCCGAGAAATCCGCAAGTTCCTTGACGAACACCAGATCACTCAACCGGTTCCGATGGTCGGCAGCTCCATCCGTTCGTTGGACGGTCCGTTCCTGGAACGGCATATGCCGAAGTTGTTCTCCCGGTTCAACCACCGCACGATCGACGCCTCAGCCCTACTCGAACTGGCGCGGTTCATAGACCCGGACAGGCACGCCGCACTCACCAACGCGGTCGCCCCCTCCATGCACCGCACCGTCAGCGACTGTCGCCGATCCCTTGATTTCATCCGAGCCTTCGCCGTCCAGTACGGGATCGGCGACCTCGCCTCCCCCGAGGCGTAG
- a CDS encoding alpha/beta fold hydrolase codes for MPVAHGLKPRQQRILTRDGTSLAVSQWGRPDAHSTAVFLHGLCLDRTAWDAQIHEVTKRFDGRARAIGYDHRGHGESSPTPIHTYNVDQLADDLDDLLTAIAPVGPVTLIGHSLGAMVALTYLSRISHRCTAEVRGLVLCATASGRIARHGVGQLLNLPVLDGLVEIASHIPPRAATAVTTPLRLVLDQLSTHGGINQRGLSSVVSSALANTSLRTAVGFLPSLRDFDVHTALTGIRAHTTVLSGGLDVLTPTAHAEEMAAAIPGAVHLHVPWAGHMLPQQVPSLVGKAIIDTIAASESAQPIVRVPAAVS; via the coding sequence ATGCCCGTCGCACATGGACTGAAGCCCCGCCAGCAACGCATCCTCACCCGTGACGGAACATCACTAGCAGTGTCCCAGTGGGGCAGGCCCGACGCCCACAGCACCGCGGTGTTCCTACACGGACTGTGCCTGGACCGCACCGCGTGGGACGCTCAGATCCATGAGGTGACAAAGCGCTTCGACGGCCGAGCACGCGCCATCGGATATGACCATCGTGGTCACGGAGAGTCGTCCCCTACCCCCATCCATACCTATAACGTCGACCAGCTCGCCGACGACCTCGACGACCTCCTCACCGCTATCGCCCCTGTTGGACCAGTCACCCTGATTGGCCATTCGCTCGGGGCGATGGTCGCATTGACCTACCTGTCACGCATCTCCCACAGGTGCACCGCCGAAGTGCGCGGACTGGTGTTGTGCGCTACTGCATCCGGTCGGATTGCACGACACGGAGTCGGCCAGCTACTGAACCTTCCGGTCCTCGACGGGCTCGTCGAGATTGCCAGCCACATCCCGCCCCGCGCCGCCACCGCCGTTACGACTCCACTTCGACTGGTCCTCGACCAGCTCAGCACCCACGGTGGGATCAATCAGCGGGGGCTGAGCTCGGTGGTCTCCAGCGCGCTGGCCAACACATCGCTACGTACTGCTGTCGGCTTCCTGCCCAGTCTGCGCGACTTCGATGTTCACACCGCACTGACAGGCATTCGCGCTCACACCACAGTGCTGTCCGGAGGACTGGACGTTCTTACCCCTACGGCACATGCGGAGGAAATGGCCGCCGCCATTCCGGGTGCTGTGCATCTACACGTCCCGTGGGCCGGACACATGCTGCCTCAACAGGTTCCGAGCCTTGTCGGCAAGGCGATCATCGATACGATCGCTGCTTCCGAATCCGCGCAGCCGATCGTCCGTGTACCTGCTGCAGTTTCGTGA